A single window of Castor canadensis chromosome 3, mCasCan1.hap1v2, whole genome shotgun sequence DNA harbors:
- the Cmtm5 gene encoding CKLF-like MARVEL transmembrane domain-containing protein 5, with the protein MFSAWDRRDRPSEERAAAELQGFAVDKTFLSSFKGILLETELALTFIIFICFTASISAYMAAALLEFFITLAFFFLYATQYYQRFDQLNWPCLDLLRCVSAIIIFLVVSFAAVTSREGAAIAAFVFGIILVSVFAYDAFKIYQTEMAPRATQGDQQ; encoded by the exons ATGTTCAGTGCTTGGGATCGCCGGGACCGCCCCTCCGAGGAGAGGGCAGCTGCAGAACTCCAGGGCTTCGCTGTGGACAAgaccttcctgtcttccttcaaAGGCATCCTGCTGGAAACTGAGCTG GCCCTGACCTTCATCATCTTCATTTGCTTCACGGCTTCCATCTCTGCCTACATGGCCGCGGCGCTGCTGGAGTTCTTCATCACGCTAGCCTTCTTCTTCCTCTATGCTACCCAGTACTATCAGCGCTTCGATCAGCTTAACTGGCCTTGTCTG GATCTCCTCCGCTGTGTCAGCGCCATCATCATCTTCCTGGTGGTCTCCTTTGCTGCTGTGACTTCCCGGGAGGGAGCTGCCATTGCTGCTTTT GTTTTTGGCATCAtcctggtttctgtctttgcctATGATGCTTTCAAGATCTACCAGACTGAGATGGCACCCAGGGCCACCCAAG GGGATCAGCAGTGA
- the LOC109697767 gene encoding myosin-6, producing MTDAQMADFGAAAQYLRKSEKERLEAQTRPFDIRTECFVPDDKEEFVKAKILSREGGKVTAETEYGKTVTVKEDQVMQQNPPKFDKIEDMAMLTFLHEPAVLYNLKERYASWMIYTYSGLFCVTVNPYKWLPVYNAEVVAAYRGKKRSEAPPHIFSISDNAYQYMLTDRENQSILITGESGAGKTVNTKRVIQYFASIAAIGDRGKKDNPNANKGTLEDQIIQANPALEAFGNAKTVRNDNSSRFGKFIRIHFGATGKLASADIETYLLEKSRVIFQLKAERNYHIFYQILSNKKPELLDMLLLTNNPYDYAFVSQGEVSVASIDDSEELLATDSAFDVLGFTAEEKAGVYKLTGAIMHYGNMKFKQKQREEQAEPDGTEDADKSAYLMGLNSADLLKGLCHPRVKVGNEYVTKGQSVQQVYYSIGALAKAVYEKMFNWMVTRINSTLETKQPRQYFIGVLDIAGFEIFDFNSFEQLCINFTNEKLQQFFNHHMFVLEQEEYKKEGIEWEFIDFGMDLQACIDLIEKPMGIMSILEEECMFPKATDMTFKAKLYDNHLGKSNNFQKPRNIKGKPEAHFSLIHYAGTVDYNILGWLEKNKDPLNETVVALYQKSSLKLMATLFSSYASADAGDSSKSKGGKKKGSSFQTVSALHRENLNKLMTNLKTTHPHFVRCIIPNERKAPGVMDNPLVMHQLRCNGVLEGIRICRKGFPNRILYGDFRQRYRILNPAAIPEGQFIDSRKGTEKLLSSLDIDHNQYKFGHTKVFFKAGLLGLLEEMRDERLSRIITRIQAQSRGQLMRVEFKKILERRDALLVIQWNIRAFMGVKNWPWMKLYFKIKPLLKSAETEKEMATMKEEFARIKETLEKSEARRKELEEKMVSLLQEKNDLQLQVQAEQDNLADAEERCDQLIKNKIQLEAKVKEMTERLEDEEEMNAELTAKKRKLEDECSELKKDIDDLELTLAKVEKEKHATENKVKNLTEEMAGLDEIIAKLTKEKKALQEAHQQALDDLQAEEDKVNTLTKAKVKLEQQVDDLEGSLEQEKKVRMDLERAKRKLEGDLKLTQESIMDLENDKLQLEEKLKKKEFDMNQQNCKIEDEQALALQLQKKLKENQARIEELEEELEAERTARAKVEKLRSDLSRELEEISERLEEAGGATSVQIEMNKKREAEFQKMRRDLEEATLQHEATAAALRKKHADSVAELGEQIDNLQRVKQKLEKEKSEFKLELDDVTSNMEQIIKAKANLEKVSRTLEDQASDYRMKLDEAQRSLNDFTTQRAKLQTENGELARQLEEKEALISQLTRGKLSYTQQMEDLKRQLEEEGKAKNALAHALQSARHDCDLLREQYEEEMEAKAELQRVLSKANSEVAQWRTKYETDAIQRTEELEEAKKKLAQRLQDAEEAVEAVNAKCSSLEKTKHRLQNEIEDLMVDVERSNAAAAALDKKQRNFDKILAEWKQKYEESQSELESSQKEARSLSTELFKLKNAYEESLEHLETFKRENKNLQEEISDLTEQLGEGGKNVHELEKVRKQLEVEKLELQSALEEAEASLEHEEGKILRAQLEFNQIKAEIERKLAEKDEEMEQAKRNHLRVVDSLQTSLDAETRSRNEALRVKKKMEGDLNEMEIQLSQANRTASEAQKHLKITQANLKDTQLQLDDAVRANDDLKENIAIVERRNNLLQAELEELRAVVEQTERSRKLAEQELIETSERVQLLHSQNTSLINQKKKMEADLSQLQTEVEEAVQECRNAEEKAKKAITDAAMMAEELKKEQDTSAHLERMKKNMEQTIKDLQHRLDEAEQIALKGGKKQLQKLEARVRELENELEAEQKRNAESIKGMRKSERRIKELTYQTEEDKKNLLRLQDLVDKLQLKVKAYKRQAEEAEEQANTNLSKFRKVQHELDEAEERADIAESQVNKLRAKSRDIGAKQKMHDEE from the exons ATGACAGATGCCCAGATGGCAGACTTCGGGGCAGCGGCCCAGTACCTCCGCAAGTCAGAGAAGGAGCGTCTAGAGGCTCAGACCCGGCCCTTTGACATCCGCACTGAGTGCTTTGTGCCAGATGACAAGGAAGAGTTTGTCAAGGCCAAGATCCTGTCCAGGGAAGGAGGCAAGGTCACTGCTGAAACGGAGTATGGCAAG ACGGTGACCGTGAAGGAGGACCAGGTGATGCAGCAGAACCCACCCAAGTTCGACAAGATCGAGGACATGGCCATGCTGACCTTCCTGCACGAGCCTGCGGTGCTGTACAACCTCAAGGAGCGCTACGCATCCTGGATGATCTAT ACCTACTCAGGCCTCTTCTGCGTCACCGTCAACCCCTACAAGTGGCTGCCAGTGTACAATGCTGAGGTGGTAGCCGCCTACCGTGGCAAGAAGAGGAGTGAGGCCCCGCCCCATATCTTCTCCATCTCTGACAACGCCTATCAGTACATGCTGACGG ATCGAGAGAACCAGTCCATCCTCATCAC TGGAGAATCTGGAGCAGGGAAGACTGTGAACACAAAGCGTGTCATCCAGTACTTTGCCAGTATTGCAGCGATAGGTGACCGAGGCAAGAAGGACAATCCCAATGCAAACAAG GGCACCTTGGAAGACCAAATCATCCAGGCCAACCCCGCTCTGGAGGCCTTCGGCAACGCCAAGACCGTCCGGAATGACAACTCCTCCCGCTTT GGGAAATTCATCAGGATCCACTTTGGAGCCACTGGAAAGCTGGCTTCTGCAGACATAGAGACCT ATCTGCTGGAGAAGTCCCGGGTGATCTTCCAGCTAAAGGCTGAGAGGAACTACCACATCTTCTACCAGATCCTGTCCAACAAGAAGCCGGAGCTACTGG ACATGCTGCTGCTCACCAACAACCCCTACGACTACGCCTTTGTGTCTCAGGGAGAGGTGTCCGTGGCCTCCATCGATGACTCTGAGGAACTCTTGGCCACTGAC AGTGCCTTTGATGTGCTGGGCTTCACTGCAGAGGAGAAAGCTGGTGTCTACAAGCTGACAGGTGCCATCATGCACTACGGAAACATGAAATTCAAACAGAAGCAGCGGGAGGAGCAGGCAGAACCAGATGGCACTGAAG atgcTGATAAGTCTGCCTACCTCATGGGGCTGAACTCGGCCGACCTGCTCAAGGGGCTGTGCCACCCTCGGGTGAAAGTGGGCAACGAATATGTCACCAAGGGGCAGAGTGTGCAACAGGTATACTACTCCATCGGGGCACTGGCCAAGGCAGTGTATGAGAAGATGTTCAACTGGATGGTGACACGTATCAATTCCACCCTGGAGACCAAGCAGCCACGCCAGTACTTCATAGGAGTCCTTGACATTGCTGGCTTTGAGATCTTCGAC TTCAACAGCTTTGAGCAGCTCTGCATCAACTTCACCAATGAGAAGCTGCAGCAGTTCTTCAACCACCACATGTTCGTGCTGGAGCAGGAGGAGTACAAGAAGGAGGGCATCGAATGGGAGTTCATTGACTTTGGGATGGACCTTCAGGCCTGCATCGACCTTATCGAGAAG CCCATGGGCATTATGTCCATCCTGGAGGAAGAGTGCATGTTTCCCAAGGCCACTGACATGACCTTCAAGGCCAAGCTGTATGACAACCACCTGGGCAAGTCCAACAACTTCCAGAAGCCACGCAATATCAAGGGGAAGCCAGAAGCCCACTTCTCTTTGATACACTACGCCGGCACTGTGGACTACAACATCCTGGGCTGGCTGGAAAAGAACAAAGATCCACTCAATGAGACCGTGGTGGCCTTGTACCAGAAGTCCTCCCTCAAGCTTATGGCCACACTCTTCTCCTCCTATGCTTCTGCAGATGCTG GGGATAGTAGTAAAAGCAAAGGAGGCAAGAAAAAGGGCTCATCCTTCCAGACAGTGTCTGCTCTCCACCGG GAAAATCTAAATAAGCTGATGACCAACCTGAAGACCACTCATCCTCACTTTGTGCGCTGCATCATCCCCAATGAACGGAAGGCGCCAG GGGTGATGGACAACCCCCTGGTCATGCACCAGCTGCGCTGCAACGGTGTATTGGAGGGCATCCGCATCTGCAGGAAGGGCTTCCCCAACCGCATCCTCTATGGGGACTTCCGGCAGAG GTATCGCATCCTGAACCCAGCGGCCATCCCCGAGGGGCAGTTCATTGACAGCAGGAAAGGAACTGAGAAGCTGCTGAGCTCTCTGGACATTGACCACAACCAGTACAAGTTTGGTCACACCAAG GTGTTTTTCAAAGCAGGGCTGCTGGGGCTGCTGGAGGAGATGCGAGACGAGAGGCTGAGCCGCATCATCACTCGCATCCAGGCCCAGTCCCGGGGCCAGCTCATGCGCGTTGAGTTCAAGAAGATCCTGGAACGCAg AGATGCCCTTCTGGTAATCCAGTGGAACATTCGGGCCTTCATGGGAGTCAAGAATTGGCCCTGGATGAAGCTGTACTTCAAGATCAAGCCACTCCTAAAGAgtgcagagacagagaaagagatggCCACCATGAAGGAGGAGTTCGCGCGCatcaaagaaactctagaaaagTCTGAGGCCCGCCGCAAGGAACTGGAGGAGAAGATGGTGTCTCTGCTGCAGGAGAAGAATGACCTGCAGCTCCAAGTGCAGGCG GAACAAGACAACCTGGCTGATGCAGAGGAGCGCTGCGACCAGCTGATCAAGAACAAGATCCAGCTGGAGGCCAAGGTGAAGGAGATGACTGAGAGGCTGGAGGACGAGGAGGAGATGAACGCAGAGCTCACTGCCAAGAAGCGCAAGCTGGAAGATGAGTGCTCTGAGCTCAAGAAGGACATTGATGACCTGGAGCTGACACTGGCCAAGGTGGAGAAGGAGAAGCATGCAACAGAGAACAAG GTGAAGAACCTGACAGAGGAGATGGCAGGGCTGGACGAAATCATTGCCAAGCTGACCAAGGAGAAGAAAGCTCTGCAAGAGGCCCATCAGCAGGCCCTGGATGACCTTCAGGCTGAGGAGGACAAGGTCAACACCCTGACCAAGGCCAAGGTCAAGCTGGAGCAGCAGGTGGATGAT CTGGAGGGATCCCTGGAGCAGGAGAAGAAGGTGCGCATGGACCTGGAGCGGGCAAAGCGGAAGCTGGAGGGCGACCTGAAGCTGACGCAGGAGAGCATCATGGACCTGGAGAATGACAAGCTGCAACTGGAAGAAAAGCTCAAAAA GAAAGAGTTTGATATGAATCAGCAGAACTGTAAGATTGAAGATGAGCAGGCCCTGGCTCTTCAGCTGCAGAAGAAACTGAAGGAAAATCAG GCTCGGATtgaggagctggaggaggagctggaggCCGAGCGCACTGCCAGGGCGAAGGTGGAGAAGCTGCGCTCAGACCTGTCCCGAGAGCTGGAGGAGATCAGCGAGCGGCTGGAGGAGGCTGGCGGGGCCACCTCTGTGCAGATTGAGATGAACAAGAAGCGAGAGGCTGAGTTCCAGAAGATGCGCAGGGACCTGGAGGAGGCCACATTGCAGCATGAGGCCACAGCCGCGGCCCTGCGCAAGAAGCATGCTGACAGCGTGGCTGAGCTGGGTGAGCAGATCGACAACCTGCAGAGGGTGAAGCAGAagctggagaaggagaagagcGAGTTCAAGTTGGAGCTGGATGATGTCACCTCCAACATGGAGCAGATCATCAAGGCCAAG GCAAATCTGGAGAAAGTGTCCCGGACACTGGAGGACCAGGCCAGTGACTACCGAATGAAGCTGGACGAGGCCCAGCGCTCCCTCAATGACTTCACCACCCAGAGAGCCAAGCTGCAGACTGAGAACG GAGAATTGGCCCGACAACTGGAGGAAAAGGAGGCACTGATCTCCCAGCTGACTCGAGGGAAGCTCTCCTACACCCAGCAGATGGAGGACCTCAAGAGGCagctggaggaggaaggaaag GCCAAGAACGCCCTGGCCCACGCACTGCAGTCAGCCCGGCATGACTGCGACCTGCTGAGGGAACAGTAcgaggaggagatggaggccaaGGCCGAGCTGCAACGTGTGCTGTCCAAGGCCAATTCAGAGGTGGCCCAGTGGAGGACCAAGTATGAGACGGATGCCATCCAGCGGACCGAGGAGCTGGAAGAGGCTAA GAAGAAGCTGGCCCAGAGGCTGCAGGATGCAGAGGAGGCCGTGGAAGCCGTCAATGCCAAGTGCTCATCGCTGGAGAAGACCAAGCATCGGCTGCAGAATGAGATTGAGGATCTGATGGTGGATGTGGAGCGCTCCAATGCTGCCGCTGCAGCCCTGGACAAGAAGCAAAGGAACTTCGACAAG ATCCTGGCTGAGTGGAAGCAGAAGTATGAGGAGTCACAGTCAGAGCTGGAGTCATCACAGAAAGAGGCGCGTTCCCTCAGCACTGAGCTTTTCAAGCTCAAGAACGCCTATGAGGAGTCACTGGAGCACCTGGAGACCTTCAAGCGGGAGAACAAGAACCTTCAGG AGGAGATCTCGGACCTGACTGAGCAgctgggagaaggaggaaagaatgtGCACGAACTGGAAAAAGTTCGAAAGCAGCTGGAGGTGGAGAAGCTGGAACTGCAGTCAGCCCTGGAGGAGGCTGAG GCGTCCCTGGAACACGAGGAGGGTAAGATCCTCCGAGCCCAGCTGGAGTTCAACCAGATCAAGGCAGAGATCGAGCGGAAGCTGGCAGAGAAGGATGAGGAGATGGAGCAGGCCAAGCGCAACCACCTGCGGGTGGTGGACTCGCTGCAGACCTCCCTGGATGCGGAGACTCGTAGCCGCAACGAAGCCCTGCGGGTGAAGAAGAAGATGGAGGGTGACCTCAACGAGATGGAGATCCAGCTCAGTCAGGCCAACAGGACAGCATCTGAGGCCCAGAAGCACCTGAAAATCACCCAAGCCAACCTGAAG GACACCCAGCTCCAGCTGGATGACGCAGTCCGTGCCAATGATGACCTAAAGGAGAACATCGCCATCGTGGAGCGACGCAACAACCTGCTGCAGGCCGAGCTGGAGGAGCTGAGGGCTGTGGTGGAGCAGACCGAGCGGTCTCGGAAGCTGGCAGAGCAGGAACTGATCGAGACCAGTGAGCGGGTGCAATTGCTGCACTCCCAG AACACCAGCCTCATCAACCAGAAGAAGAAGATGGAAGCAGACCTGTCCCAGCTCCAGACTGAAGTGGAGGAGGCAGTACAGGAGTGCAGGAACGCAGAAGAGAAGGCCAAGAAGGCCATCACAGAT GCCGCCATGATGGCGGAGGAGCTGAAGAAGGAGCAGGACACGAGCGCCCACCTGGAGCGCATGAAGAAGAACATGGAGCAAACCATTAAGGATCTGCAGCACCGGCTGGACGAGGCAGAGCAGATCGCCCTGAAGGGTGGCAAGAAGCAGCTTCAGAAGCTGGAGGCCCGGGTGCGGGAGCTGGAGAATGAGCTGGAGGCCGAGCAGAAGCGCAACGCAGAGTCAATCAAGGGCATGAGGAAGAGTGAGAGGCGCATCAAGGAGCTCACCTACCAG ACAGAGGAGGACAAGAAGAACCTGCTACGGCTACAAGACCTAGTAGACAAGCTGCAGCTGAAGGTCAAGGCCTACAAGCGCCAGGCCGAGGAGGCG GAGGAGCAGGCCAACACCAACCTGTCCAAGTTCCGCAAGGTGCAGCACGAGCTGGATGAGGCAGAGGAGCGGGCAGACATCGCTGAGTCCCAGGTCAACAAGCTGAGGGCCAAGAGCCGTGACATCGGTGCCAAG caaaaGATGCACGATGAGGAGTGA